From the genome of Amia ocellicauda isolate fAmiCal2 chromosome 14, fAmiCal2.hap1, whole genome shotgun sequence, one region includes:
- the LOC136768231 gene encoding phosphatidylinositol 4,5-bisphosphate 3-kinase catalytic subunit alpha isoform isoform X2 — MPPRPSSGELWGLHLMPPRILVDCCLPNGMLVVLECLREATLLGIKQQLFAEARKYPLFHLLQEESSYIFVGVTQEAEREEFYDETRRLCDLRLFHPILKAIEPVGNREEKILNREIGFAIGMPICEFELLKDPEVQDFRRSILSVCREAMEEREGGGAHSQALYVYPPNLESAPELPQHIYCKLDHGRLIVTIWVIVSPSNDKQKYTLKAAHDWLPEQLIAEAIRKRTRSMHLSPAQLRLCVQEYQGQYILKVCGCDEYLLEKYPLSQYKYIRSCITIGRLPHLMLVSKDSLYSQLPSSGFVTPSYSRRTPQPSPCPGGDGSPPRSLWAFNTLLRARLLCATYVNVNIRDIDKIYVRTGIYHGGEPLCDNVNTQRVPCSNPRWNEWLTYDIYLTDLPRAARLCLSICSVKGRKGAKEEHCPLAWGNVNLFDYRDTLVSGKVALSLWPVPHGLEDLLNPIGVAGSNPNKETPCVELEFSWFSQTVRFPDEQQIEEHANWTISRELGYNCCLLGLSNRLACDSSASQVEVEQLRSLCSRDPLYELSEQEKDFLWRHRHYCVKIPESLPKLLLSVKWNSRDEMYCLLRDWPLMQPESALELLDCNFPDPVVREFALRCLVQGLSDDKLSQYLLQLVQVLKYEMYLDNPLARFLIKKALTNQRIGHFFFWHLKSEMHNKTVSRRFGLLLEAFCRACGMYLKHLNRQVEAMEKLINLTDTLKQEKKDETQKTQMKFLVEHMSRPDYMEALQGFVCPLNPVHQLGNLRLEECRIMSSAKRPLWLNWENPDIMSELLFSNNEIIFKNGDDLRQDMLTLQIIRIMENIWQNQGLDLRMLPYGCLSIGDCVGLIEVVKSSHTIMQIQCKGGLKGALQFNSNTLHHWIRDKNRGEAYDRAIDLFTRSCAGYCVATFILGIGDRHNSNIMVKENGQLFHIDFGHFLDHKKKKFGYKRERVPFVLTQDFLIVISKGAPESTKTKEFERFQEMCYKAYLSIRQHASLFINLFSLLLGCGMPELQSFDDIAYLRKTLALEKSQQEALEYFTKQMNDAHHGGWSTKMDWIFHTIRHMPNDH; from the exons ATGCCGCCGCGCCCGTCGTCGGGGGAGCTGTGGGGGCTGCACCTCATGCCCCCCCGCATCCTGGTGGACTGCTGTCTGCCCAATGGCATGCTGGTGGTGCTGGAGTGCCTGCGCGAGGCCACCCTGCTGGGCATCAAACAGCAGCTGTTCGCCGAGGCCCGCAAGTACCCCCTGTTCCACCTGCTGCAG GAGGAGTCGAGCTACATCTTCGTGGGCGTGACCCAGGAGGCAGAGCGTGAGGAGTTCTATGACGAGACTCGGCGCCTGTGTGACCTCAGGCTCTTCCACCCCATCCTCAAGGCCATCGAGCCTGTGGGCAACAGGGAGGAGAAGATCCTGAACCGAGAGATCG GCTTTGCCATCGGGATGCCCATCTGCGAGTTCGAGCTGCTGAAGGACCCCGAGGTGCAGGACTTCCGACGCTCCATACTGAGCGTGTGCAGAGAGGCCATGGAGGAGCGCGAGGGCGGCGGCGCCCACAGCCAGGCGCTGTACGTGTACCCGCCCAACCTGGAGTCAGCCCCCGAGCTGCCCCAGCACATCTACTGCAAGCTGGACCACG GCCGTCTGATCGTGACGATCTGGGTGATCGTGTCCCCCTCCAATGACAAGCAGAAGTACACTCTTAAGGCGGCGCACGACTGGCTGCCGGAGCAGCTGATCGCCGAGGCCATACGGAAGCGCACGCGCAGCATGCACCTGAGCCCTGCGCAGCTGCGGCTGTGCGTGCAGGAGTACCAGGGCCAGTACATCCTGAAGGTCTGCGGCTGCGACGAGTACCTGCTCGAGAAGTACCCCCTGAGCCAGTACAAG TACATCCGCAGCTGCATCACGATCGGCCGGCTGCCGCACCTGATGCTGGTGTCCAAGGACAGCCTGTACAGCCAGCTGCCGTCCAGCGGCTTCGTCACGCCCTCGTACAGCCGGCGCACCCCCCAGCCCAGCCCCTGCCCCGGCGGCGACGGCAGCCCCCCGCGCTCACTGTGGGCCTTCAACACGCTGCTGCGCGCCCGGCTGCTGTGTGCCACCTACGTCAACGTCAACATCCGTGACATCGACAAG ATCTATGTGCGGACAGGGATCTATCATGGAGGAGAGCCGCTGTGTGACAACGTCAACACCCAGAGAGTGCCCTGCTCTAACCCCAg gtgGAACGAGTGGCTGACCTATGACATCTACCTGACTGACCTGCCCCGCGCCGCCCGGCTGTGCCTGTCCATCTGCTCTGTGAAGGGCCGCAAGGGCGCCAAGGAG GAGCACTGTCCGCTGGCCTGGGGCAATGTGAACCTGTTTGACTACAGAGACACTCTGGTCAGTGGGAAGGTGGCTCTCAGCCTGTGGCCGGTGCCCCACGGACTGGAGGACCTTCTCAACCCCATCGGGGTCGCGGGGTCAAACCCCAACAAG GAGACCCCCTGTGTGGAGCTGGAGTTCTCTTGGTTCTCCCAGACAGTGAGGTTCCCGGACGAGCAGCAGATCGAGGAGCACGCGAACTGGACCATCTCCCGAGAGCTGGGTTACAACTGCTGCCTGCTGGGCctg aGTAACCGTCTGGCCTGTGACAGCAGTGCGTCGCAGGTAGAGGTGGAGCAGCTGCGCAGCCTGTGCAGCCGGGACCCCCTGTACGAGCTGTCGGAGCAGGAGAAGGACTTCCTGTGGAGGCACAG GCACTACTGCGTGAAGATCCCAGAGAGCCTGCCCAAACTGCTGCTGTCCGTCAAGTGGAACTCCAGAGACGAG atGTACTGTCTGCTGCGGGACTGGCCCCTCATGCAGCCCGAGTCCGCCCTGGAGCTGCTGGACTGCAACTTCCCCGACCCGGTGGTGCGGGAGTTCGCCCTGCGCTGCCTAGTGCAGGGGCTGAGCGACGACAAGCTGAGCCAGTACCTGCTGCAGCTCGTCCAG GTGCTGAAGTACGAGATGTACCTGGACAACCCCCTCGCCCGCTTCCTCATCAAGAAGGCGCTGACCAATCAGAGGATCGGACACTTCTTCTTCTGGCACCTCAA GTCGGAGATGCACAACAAGACCGTGTCCCGGCGCTTCGGGCTGCTGCTGGAGGCGTTCTGCCGCGCCTGTGGGATGTACCTCAAACACCTCAACCGGCAGGTAGAGGCCATGGAGAAGCTCATCAACCTGACCGACACGCTGAAGCAGGAGAAGAAGGACGAGACGCAGAAG ACCCAGATGAAGTTCCTGGTGGAGCACATGAGCCGTCCAGACTACATGGAGGCGCTGCAGGGCTTCGTCTGCCCCCTGAACCCCGTCCACCAGCTGGGCAACCTGCG gCTGGAAGAGTGCAGGATCATGTCGTCGGCGAAGCGCCCCCTGTGGCTGAACTGGGAAAACCCTGACATCATGAGTGAACTGCTATTCAGCAACAATGAGATCATCTTCAAGAACGGAGatg ACCTACGTCAGGACATGCTGACCCTGCAGATCATCAGAATCATGGAGAACATCTGGCAAAACCAGGGACTGGACctcag GATGCTGCCCTATGGCTGCCTGTCCATTGGGGACTGCGTGGGGCTCATCGAGGTGGTCAAGAGCTCCCACACCATCATGCAGATCCAGTGCAAGGGCGGCCTGAAGGGGGCGCTGCAGTTCAACAGCAATACGCTGCACCACTGGATCAGGGACAAGAACCGCGGAGAGGC cTATGACCGGGCGATCGACCTGTTCACGCGCTCCTGCGCCGGCTACTGTGTCGCCACCTTCATCCTGGGCATTGGAGACCGGCACAACAGCAACATCATGGTCAAGGAGAACGGACAG ctGTTCCACATCGACTTCGGCCACTTCCTGGACCACAAGAAGAAGAAGTTCGGCTACAAGCGCGAGCGCGTGCCCTTCGTCCTGACGCAGGACTTCCTCATCGTCATCAGCAAAGGGGCGCCGGAGAGCACCAAGACCAAGGAGTTCGAGAG GTTCCAGGAGATGTGCTACAAGGCCTACCTGTCGATCCGGCAGCACGCCAGCCTGTTCATCAACCTGTTCTCGCTGCTGCTGGGCTGCGGCATGCCCGAGCTGCAGAGCTTCGACGACATCGCCTACCTGCGCAAGACGCTGGCGCTGGAGAAGAGCCAGCAGGAGGCGCTGGAGTACTTCACCAAGCAGATGAACGACGCCCACCACGGCGGCTGGAGCACCAAGATGGACTGGATCTTCCACACCATCCGGCACATGCCCAACgaccactga
- the LOC136768231 gene encoding phosphatidylinositol 4,5-bisphosphate 3-kinase catalytic subunit alpha isoform isoform X1 has product MPPRPSSGELWGLHLMPPRILVDCCLPNGMLVVLECLREATLLGIKQQLFAEARKYPLFHLLQEESSYIFVGVTQEAEREEFYDETRRLCDLRLFHPILKAIEPVGNREEKILNREIGFAIGMPICEFELLKDPEVQDFRRSILSVCREAMEEREGGGAHSQALYVYPPNLESAPELPQHIYCKLDHGRLIVTIWVIVSPSNDKQKYTLKAAHDWLPEQLIAEAIRKRTRSMHLSPAQLRLCVQEYQGQYILKVCGCDEYLLEKYPLSQYKYIRSCITIGRLPHLMLVSKDSLYSQLPSSGFVTPSYSRRTPQPSPCPGGDGSPPRSLWAFNTLLRARLLCATYVNVNIRDIDKIYVRTGIYHGGEPLCDNVNTQRVPCSNPRWNEWLTYDIYLTDLPRAARLCLSICSVKGRKGAKEEHCPLAWGNVNLFDYRDTLVSGKVALSLWPVPHGLEDLLNPIGVAGSNPNKETPCVELEFSWFSQTVRFPDEQQIEEHANWTISRELGYNCCLLGLSNRLACDSSASQVEVEQLRSLCSRDPLYELSEQEKDFLWRHRHYCVKIPESLPKLLLSVKWNSRDEVSQMYCLLRDWPLMQPESALELLDCNFPDPVVREFALRCLVQGLSDDKLSQYLLQLVQVLKYEMYLDNPLARFLIKKALTNQRIGHFFFWHLKSEMHNKTVSRRFGLLLEAFCRACGMYLKHLNRQVEAMEKLINLTDTLKQEKKDETQKTQMKFLVEHMSRPDYMEALQGFVCPLNPVHQLGNLRLEECRIMSSAKRPLWLNWENPDIMSELLFSNNEIIFKNGDDLRQDMLTLQIIRIMENIWQNQGLDLRMLPYGCLSIGDCVGLIEVVKSSHTIMQIQCKGGLKGALQFNSNTLHHWIRDKNRGEAYDRAIDLFTRSCAGYCVATFILGIGDRHNSNIMVKENGQLFHIDFGHFLDHKKKKFGYKRERVPFVLTQDFLIVISKGAPESTKTKEFERFQEMCYKAYLSIRQHASLFINLFSLLLGCGMPELQSFDDIAYLRKTLALEKSQQEALEYFTKQMNDAHHGGWSTKMDWIFHTIRHMPNDH; this is encoded by the exons ATGCCGCCGCGCCCGTCGTCGGGGGAGCTGTGGGGGCTGCACCTCATGCCCCCCCGCATCCTGGTGGACTGCTGTCTGCCCAATGGCATGCTGGTGGTGCTGGAGTGCCTGCGCGAGGCCACCCTGCTGGGCATCAAACAGCAGCTGTTCGCCGAGGCCCGCAAGTACCCCCTGTTCCACCTGCTGCAG GAGGAGTCGAGCTACATCTTCGTGGGCGTGACCCAGGAGGCAGAGCGTGAGGAGTTCTATGACGAGACTCGGCGCCTGTGTGACCTCAGGCTCTTCCACCCCATCCTCAAGGCCATCGAGCCTGTGGGCAACAGGGAGGAGAAGATCCTGAACCGAGAGATCG GCTTTGCCATCGGGATGCCCATCTGCGAGTTCGAGCTGCTGAAGGACCCCGAGGTGCAGGACTTCCGACGCTCCATACTGAGCGTGTGCAGAGAGGCCATGGAGGAGCGCGAGGGCGGCGGCGCCCACAGCCAGGCGCTGTACGTGTACCCGCCCAACCTGGAGTCAGCCCCCGAGCTGCCCCAGCACATCTACTGCAAGCTGGACCACG GCCGTCTGATCGTGACGATCTGGGTGATCGTGTCCCCCTCCAATGACAAGCAGAAGTACACTCTTAAGGCGGCGCACGACTGGCTGCCGGAGCAGCTGATCGCCGAGGCCATACGGAAGCGCACGCGCAGCATGCACCTGAGCCCTGCGCAGCTGCGGCTGTGCGTGCAGGAGTACCAGGGCCAGTACATCCTGAAGGTCTGCGGCTGCGACGAGTACCTGCTCGAGAAGTACCCCCTGAGCCAGTACAAG TACATCCGCAGCTGCATCACGATCGGCCGGCTGCCGCACCTGATGCTGGTGTCCAAGGACAGCCTGTACAGCCAGCTGCCGTCCAGCGGCTTCGTCACGCCCTCGTACAGCCGGCGCACCCCCCAGCCCAGCCCCTGCCCCGGCGGCGACGGCAGCCCCCCGCGCTCACTGTGGGCCTTCAACACGCTGCTGCGCGCCCGGCTGCTGTGTGCCACCTACGTCAACGTCAACATCCGTGACATCGACAAG ATCTATGTGCGGACAGGGATCTATCATGGAGGAGAGCCGCTGTGTGACAACGTCAACACCCAGAGAGTGCCCTGCTCTAACCCCAg gtgGAACGAGTGGCTGACCTATGACATCTACCTGACTGACCTGCCCCGCGCCGCCCGGCTGTGCCTGTCCATCTGCTCTGTGAAGGGCCGCAAGGGCGCCAAGGAG GAGCACTGTCCGCTGGCCTGGGGCAATGTGAACCTGTTTGACTACAGAGACACTCTGGTCAGTGGGAAGGTGGCTCTCAGCCTGTGGCCGGTGCCCCACGGACTGGAGGACCTTCTCAACCCCATCGGGGTCGCGGGGTCAAACCCCAACAAG GAGACCCCCTGTGTGGAGCTGGAGTTCTCTTGGTTCTCCCAGACAGTGAGGTTCCCGGACGAGCAGCAGATCGAGGAGCACGCGAACTGGACCATCTCCCGAGAGCTGGGTTACAACTGCTGCCTGCTGGGCctg aGTAACCGTCTGGCCTGTGACAGCAGTGCGTCGCAGGTAGAGGTGGAGCAGCTGCGCAGCCTGTGCAGCCGGGACCCCCTGTACGAGCTGTCGGAGCAGGAGAAGGACTTCCTGTGGAGGCACAG GCACTACTGCGTGAAGATCCCAGAGAGCCTGCCCAAACTGCTGCTGTCCGTCAAGTGGAACTCCAGAGACGAGGTGTCCCAG atGTACTGTCTGCTGCGGGACTGGCCCCTCATGCAGCCCGAGTCCGCCCTGGAGCTGCTGGACTGCAACTTCCCCGACCCGGTGGTGCGGGAGTTCGCCCTGCGCTGCCTAGTGCAGGGGCTGAGCGACGACAAGCTGAGCCAGTACCTGCTGCAGCTCGTCCAG GTGCTGAAGTACGAGATGTACCTGGACAACCCCCTCGCCCGCTTCCTCATCAAGAAGGCGCTGACCAATCAGAGGATCGGACACTTCTTCTTCTGGCACCTCAA GTCGGAGATGCACAACAAGACCGTGTCCCGGCGCTTCGGGCTGCTGCTGGAGGCGTTCTGCCGCGCCTGTGGGATGTACCTCAAACACCTCAACCGGCAGGTAGAGGCCATGGAGAAGCTCATCAACCTGACCGACACGCTGAAGCAGGAGAAGAAGGACGAGACGCAGAAG ACCCAGATGAAGTTCCTGGTGGAGCACATGAGCCGTCCAGACTACATGGAGGCGCTGCAGGGCTTCGTCTGCCCCCTGAACCCCGTCCACCAGCTGGGCAACCTGCG gCTGGAAGAGTGCAGGATCATGTCGTCGGCGAAGCGCCCCCTGTGGCTGAACTGGGAAAACCCTGACATCATGAGTGAACTGCTATTCAGCAACAATGAGATCATCTTCAAGAACGGAGatg ACCTACGTCAGGACATGCTGACCCTGCAGATCATCAGAATCATGGAGAACATCTGGCAAAACCAGGGACTGGACctcag GATGCTGCCCTATGGCTGCCTGTCCATTGGGGACTGCGTGGGGCTCATCGAGGTGGTCAAGAGCTCCCACACCATCATGCAGATCCAGTGCAAGGGCGGCCTGAAGGGGGCGCTGCAGTTCAACAGCAATACGCTGCACCACTGGATCAGGGACAAGAACCGCGGAGAGGC cTATGACCGGGCGATCGACCTGTTCACGCGCTCCTGCGCCGGCTACTGTGTCGCCACCTTCATCCTGGGCATTGGAGACCGGCACAACAGCAACATCATGGTCAAGGAGAACGGACAG ctGTTCCACATCGACTTCGGCCACTTCCTGGACCACAAGAAGAAGAAGTTCGGCTACAAGCGCGAGCGCGTGCCCTTCGTCCTGACGCAGGACTTCCTCATCGTCATCAGCAAAGGGGCGCCGGAGAGCACCAAGACCAAGGAGTTCGAGAG GTTCCAGGAGATGTGCTACAAGGCCTACCTGTCGATCCGGCAGCACGCCAGCCTGTTCATCAACCTGTTCTCGCTGCTGCTGGGCTGCGGCATGCCCGAGCTGCAGAGCTTCGACGACATCGCCTACCTGCGCAAGACGCTGGCGCTGGAGAAGAGCCAGCAGGAGGCGCTGGAGTACTTCACCAAGCAGATGAACGACGCCCACCACGGCGGCTGGAGCACCAAGATGGACTGGATCTTCCACACCATCCGGCACATGCCCAACgaccactga